The Aureitalea marina genome includes a window with the following:
- a CDS encoding lysophospholipid acyltransferase family protein: MGLFKKNPFGHILFLKRWLIRIMGALTHRRFKGFNQLQIVGSEIIKDLPENNVLFVSNHQTYFADVVAMFHVFNASLHGRVDSIKNIGYLWDPKLNIYFVAAKETMSSGLLPKVLAYAGSVSIERTWRAQGKEVNRQVKMSDVSNISKALNDGWVVTFPQGTTKPWKPIRRGTAHIIKQNKPLVVPIVIDGFRRSFDKKGIRIKKKGILQSMEIKQPLEIDYENESVEAIVEKLEYAIEQHPSFLKVIPQKELEAQEELNKQRQWRY; encoded by the coding sequence ATGGGGCTGTTTAAAAAGAATCCTTTCGGACATATATTGTTTCTAAAGCGCTGGTTGATTCGCATCATGGGCGCCTTGACCCACAGACGTTTTAAGGGCTTCAATCAATTGCAGATCGTGGGTAGCGAGATCATCAAGGATCTCCCGGAGAACAATGTGCTTTTCGTTTCCAATCACCAGACCTATTTTGCCGATGTAGTGGCCATGTTCCATGTCTTTAACGCCAGTCTTCACGGGCGGGTGGACAGTATCAAGAATATCGGATACCTCTGGGACCCCAAACTGAATATCTACTTTGTTGCCGCCAAGGAGACCATGTCCTCCGGGCTTTTACCCAAGGTTTTGGCCTATGCGGGTTCCGTTAGTATTGAACGAACCTGGAGAGCCCAAGGCAAGGAAGTGAACCGACAGGTGAAAATGAGTGATGTGAGCAACATCTCCAAAGCGTTGAACGATGGTTGGGTGGTCACCTTTCCACAGGGGACGACTAAACCCTGGAAACCGATCCGTCGCGGAACAGCGCATATCATCAAACAGAACAAACCCCTGGTTGTTCCAATCGTGATCGACGGATTCAGACGTTCTTTTGACAAAAAAGGGATACGGATCAAGAAGAAAGGGATTCTCCAGAGTATGGAGATCAAACAACCCTTGGAGATCGATTACGAAAATGAGTCGGTGGAAGCGATCGTGGAGAAACTAGAATACGCCATAGAGCAACATCCATCCTTTTTAAAGGTGATCCCACAAAAAGAGTTGGAAGCCCAGGAAGAACTGAATAAGCAGCGACAGTGGCGCTACTAG
- a CDS encoding CoA pyrophosphatase — translation MSRGQFEENDGDLQTTALRETHEEVGVPATSIQVVRQLTQIYIPPSNFMVSPFMGILDHTPRFIPDPSEVQDVIEVPLVQLLDQGSLITRKLSTSYARSIEVPAFDLQGHVVWGATAMMLNEAREMLSRL, via the coding sequence ATTTCCAGGGGGCAATTCGAGGAAAATGACGGTGACCTGCAAACCACCGCCTTACGGGAGACTCACGAAGAAGTTGGAGTCCCTGCAACTTCCATTCAGGTGGTTAGGCAGCTCACCCAGATCTATATTCCGCCCTCTAACTTTATGGTCAGCCCGTTTATGGGGATTTTGGACCACACACCTCGTTTTATACCGGATCCATCGGAAGTTCAGGACGTAATAGAAGTTCCCTTGGTGCAACTGTTGGACCAGGGTTCGTTGATCACTCGGAAGCTATCTACCTCCTATGCCCGTTCCATTGAAGTACCGGCCTTTGATCTCCAGGGACATGTTGTTTGGGGAGCCACAGCGATGATGCTCAATGAAGCCAGAGAAATGTTAAGCCGGCTTTAG
- a CDS encoding peptidylprolyl isomerase, with protein MKKMSLKYPVFSLLLLLGFWACEDTKKGTSAESETTAITPKETVAAEPVVEEVEPKEPEETYPLITNENAVEFLTQYGKDNPETKVRISTQHGDIELELYTDTPLHRANFIYLVKQEYFDGTFFHRIVPNFIIQGGNSDNRNTPRKRNKLGKKYMIPAELDNGRIHKRGTVSGAKEYRENPDKNSAPFEFFIYLGPPEHTAHLNGSYTIFGQVTKGMDVVDLISELPHDDGDWPLQNVYISAEVID; from the coding sequence ATGAAGAAAATGTCATTGAAATACCCGGTATTCAGTCTTTTATTACTCCTTGGTTTTTGGGCTTGTGAAGATACTAAAAAGGGAACAAGCGCAGAATCGGAAACCACTGCGATCACGCCCAAAGAAACCGTGGCCGCAGAACCGGTAGTGGAAGAAGTTGAGCCCAAGGAACCCGAGGAAACCTATCCCTTGATCACCAACGAGAACGCTGTGGAATTTCTGACTCAATATGGTAAGGACAACCCGGAGACCAAGGTTCGGATTTCCACTCAACATGGCGATATTGAACTGGAGTTGTACACCGACACACCCCTACACCGGGCCAATTTCATCTATTTGGTCAAGCAAGAGTACTTTGACGGAACCTTTTTTCATCGCATCGTTCCCAATTTCATCATACAAGGAGGGAATAGTGATAACAGAAATACGCCGAGGAAGCGGAACAAGTTGGGTAAAAAGTATATGATCCCAGCCGAATTGGACAACGGTCGAATTCATAAACGAGGAACAGTATCAGGTGCCAAGGAGTATCGGGAAAATCCGGATAAGAACAGTGCTCCATTCGAGTTCTTCATCTACCTGGGACCACCAGAGCACACGGCTCACTTAAATGGCAGCTATACCATCTTTGGCCAGGTCACAAAAGGAATGGATGTGGTCGATCTCATCTCGGAATTGCCACATGATGACGGAGACTGGCCGTTGCAAAATGTTTATATCAGTGCGGAGGTTATCGATTAG
- a CDS encoding trimeric intracellular cation channel family protein produces the protein MDLILIVDLLGTTAFAISGALVAMKKRLDLFGIFIIAFVTAVGGGTLRDILLKAPITWMRDLNYLWVIGLAALMAILFRSKLGYVRRSLFLFDTIGIALYTVLGVQKGLAYEYPPIICVALGVMSASFGGVIRDLICNEIPLIFHKEIYATACLGGGLTYFLLLQTPLSDNWVLIVSGAVVFLIRLLAVIFHWSLPSVYRKFPNR, from the coding sequence ATGGATTTGATCCTGATCGTCGACCTGCTTGGAACAACCGCCTTTGCTATATCCGGTGCTTTGGTAGCCATGAAGAAGAGATTGGATCTTTTTGGGATCTTTATCATCGCCTTTGTGACAGCCGTCGGTGGTGGTACGCTCCGGGATATTCTCCTGAAGGCACCCATTACCTGGATGCGGGATCTGAATTATCTCTGGGTCATTGGACTTGCTGCTTTGATGGCCATATTATTTCGCTCTAAACTGGGTTATGTCAGGCGGTCACTTTTCTTGTTCGATACCATTGGAATCGCACTTTATACCGTCCTGGGTGTTCAGAAAGGACTGGCCTATGAATATCCGCCCATCATTTGCGTGGCCTTGGGTGTGATGTCGGCTTCTTTTGGGGGAGTGATCCGAGACCTGATTTGTAACGAGATCCCGCTGATCTTCCATAAAGAGATCTATGCAACGGCCTGTCTGGGTGGAGGATTGACCTATTTTTTGCTTTTGCAAACACCGCTCAGCGATAATTGGGTGTTGATCGTATCCGGAGCCGTTGTTTTTCTGATCCGTCTACTGGCTGTGATCTTTCACTGGTCGCTTCCTTCGGTCTACCGGAAATTCCCTAATCGATAA
- a CDS encoding RDD family protein — MDNFQIETAQNVRIEQDAAGVGERILAFLIDSLIIAAYSIATLYILGSIDLPDDMVWVFILSIGLPILLYHLLWESLWNGRSPGKAAMQLRVVKLDGSRPAFSNFLLRWLLRFIDVSISSGAVALVTILMNGRGQRLGDIAATTTVISEKQTGNLGRTLLMDLPEDYQPKYPQVTVFTDREIQTIKNVLNDSRANRNYNIIHQLSERVATVMEITPQEKAVDFLTTVIKDYNYYTQ, encoded by the coding sequence GTGGATAATTTTCAAATAGAGACCGCCCAAAATGTACGGATCGAGCAGGATGCCGCGGGAGTAGGAGAACGCATACTCGCCTTCCTGATCGACTCTTTGATCATTGCGGCCTACAGCATTGCGACGCTCTACATTTTAGGGTCCATAGACTTACCCGACGATATGGTCTGGGTTTTTATCTTATCCATCGGATTACCTATACTGTTATATCACTTACTCTGGGAGAGCCTCTGGAATGGACGGTCTCCTGGAAAGGCTGCTATGCAGCTCAGAGTGGTCAAATTAGATGGTTCTCGCCCGGCCTTCTCAAATTTCCTGCTCAGGTGGTTGCTGAGGTTTATCGATGTAAGCATTTCCAGTGGAGCCGTTGCCCTGGTTACCATACTGATGAACGGAAGGGGGCAGCGATTGGGTGATATTGCTGCTACGACAACCGTGATCAGTGAAAAGCAGACGGGAAATCTGGGCCGAACCTTGCTGATGGACTTGCCGGAGGATTATCAACCTAAATACCCTCAAGTAACTGTTTTTACGGATCGGGAGATCCAGACCATCAAGAATGTGCTCAACGATTCCCGAGCCAACAGGAATTACAACATCATTCATCAATTGTCGGAGCGGGTGGCCACGGTAATGGAGATCACTCCTCAGGAAAAGGCCGTGGATTTTCTGACCACGGTGATCAAAGACTATAACTATTACACCCAGTGA
- a CDS encoding stage II sporulation protein M has translation MREAAFAKQNKDKWLRFENLLRSSEDIDPDELTKLYIEVTDHLSYARTFYPESQTLKYLNRLSVLAHQKIYTSKRESRNRFVRFYTHEFPLFFAKYQKQLMFSFLTFVLFAIIGAFSAATDTTFVRLIMGDGYVNMTLENIENGDPMAVYKDMTELNMSLAITINNIRVALFAFVFGIFLGIGTLFMLMRNAVMLGSFQYFFYQHDLLWESARTIWIHGTIEISVIIVAGCAGLVLGNSLLFPGTYTRIQSFVRGAKDGLKILISTIPFFIIAGFLEGFVTRHTEMPDWLAIFIIGGSLALILFYYVIYPIRLKKLHERDHTI, from the coding sequence ATGCGCGAGGCTGCTTTTGCGAAGCAAAATAAGGATAAATGGCTCAGATTTGAAAACCTGCTCAGAAGCAGTGAGGACATTGATCCGGACGAATTGACCAAGCTCTACATAGAAGTTACCGATCACCTCAGTTACGCCCGTACTTTTTATCCCGAAAGCCAGACCTTGAAATACCTCAACCGCTTATCGGTTCTGGCCCACCAAAAGATCTATACCTCCAAACGAGAGTCCAGAAATCGGTTTGTCCGTTTCTATACCCATGAGTTTCCGTTGTTCTTCGCCAAGTATCAAAAACAACTGATGTTTTCGTTTTTGACCTTTGTTTTGTTCGCTATCATCGGAGCCTTTTCGGCGGCCACCGATACCACCTTTGTCCGATTGATCATGGGCGATGGGTATGTGAACATGACTCTGGAGAATATCGAGAATGGCGATCCTATGGCGGTGTATAAGGATATGACCGAACTCAATATGTCGTTGGCCATTACCATCAATAATATCCGGGTGGCCTTGTTTGCCTTTGTCTTTGGCATCTTCCTGGGCATAGGAACCTTGTTCATGCTGATGAGAAATGCCGTGATGTTGGGGTCCTTCCAGTATTTTTTCTACCAACACGATCTGTTGTGGGAATCGGCCAGGACCATTTGGATCCATGGAACCATTGAGATCTCGGTGATCATTGTAGCCGGCTGCGCCGGATTGGTTTTGGGTAACAGTTTGCTATTTCCGGGGACCTATACCCGGATACAGTCCTTTGTGCGAGGAGCCAAGGACGGTTTAAAGATCTTGATCAGTACCATTCCCTTTTTCATCATAGCCGGATTTTTAGAAGGATTTGTTACTCGTCATACAGAAATGCCGGACTGGCTGGCCATATTCATTATTGGGGGTTCTTTGGCGCTGATCCTGTTTTACTACGTTATTTACCCCATACGATTAAAGAAACTACATGAAAGAGACCATACAATTTAG
- a CDS encoding DUF4129 domain-containing protein — translation MASPPDPQVILADDEKLIRDADLQALIDQAIASGEYRLALRYYYLQILRGLGKVGWIKYESDKTNRDYSKELRPRTIHSRFDQATYWYEYIWYGGFLIDEGQFRQAEILFQDLNHQIESGHE, via the coding sequence TTGGCCAGCCCTCCAGACCCGCAAGTCATTCTTGCCGATGACGAAAAACTGATCCGCGATGCAGATCTGCAAGCGCTCATTGATCAGGCCATCGCTTCAGGTGAATACCGCTTGGCGCTGCGTTATTACTACCTGCAGATTCTAAGAGGTTTAGGGAAGGTTGGTTGGATCAAGTACGAGTCCGATAAGACCAATCGGGATTATTCCAAAGAACTCAGGCCACGGACAATCCACAGTCGTTTTGACCAAGCGACTTATTGGTACGAATACATCTGGTACGGAGGATTTCTGATCGATGAAGGACAATTCCGTCAGGCCGAGATCTTATTTCAAGACCTGAACCATCAAATAGAAAGCGGGCATGAATAG
- a CDS encoding DUF4350 domain-containing protein — protein MNRTQKIGWSILILATAGLIFLEATKPVPVSWFPSYYEDSTIPLGTKVLFELMDNEPSTQLVNFQEPPFQVLTDSSINGSYFFLNDYINIEETEGDKLLDWVASGNQVFVAAKSPGGYLLDSLGLEIETAFLTNRLVTEPVLELVNPALTEAEPRYIQRDLTVNYFGQVDTATHRVLGQVQLMKDSLSDLDYRPNFIEVPHGDGRLLFHLQPEVFSNYFLLEEDNVEFTAKVLSYLEPKATWFWDGYYKNGKPVNISPLRQLLDTRSLKWAYYILLFGILIYVLFQGKRRQRPIPIVQPPANKTFEFTQTIAGVYWDKKAFGAIANKQILLFLEFIRMRFRIPTENRDRYFMRQLSERSGNSLEDTENLFTFIGQVETSQQLSQQDLIQLNKRITQFKSTTDGNS, from the coding sequence ATGAATAGGACACAGAAAATTGGATGGAGTATCCTTATCCTGGCTACTGCCGGTCTCATTTTCCTGGAGGCTACCAAGCCTGTTCCCGTCAGTTGGTTTCCGTCCTATTACGAAGATTCGACCATTCCACTGGGCACCAAGGTGCTGTTTGAGTTGATGGACAATGAACCATCGACACAGCTGGTCAATTTCCAAGAACCTCCCTTCCAAGTGCTCACCGACTCCAGCATCAACGGCAGTTATTTCTTCCTGAATGACTACATCAACATCGAGGAAACAGAAGGAGACAAACTCCTGGATTGGGTCGCTTCTGGCAACCAGGTTTTTGTGGCTGCGAAAAGTCCCGGGGGATACTTACTAGACAGCTTAGGTCTGGAGATCGAGACCGCCTTTCTGACCAATCGACTGGTTACAGAACCAGTTTTGGAATTGGTAAACCCAGCATTGACAGAGGCCGAACCACGCTACATCCAGCGCGATCTTACGGTAAACTATTTTGGCCAAGTAGATACTGCGACCCACAGAGTACTAGGCCAAGTGCAATTGATGAAGGACAGCCTGTCCGATCTGGACTACCGTCCTAATTTCATTGAAGTACCTCATGGAGATGGCAGACTGCTGTTTCATTTACAACCAGAGGTATTTAGCAACTACTTCTTGCTAGAGGAAGACAATGTCGAGTTCACAGCTAAAGTACTCAGTTACTTGGAGCCCAAAGCGACTTGGTTTTGGGATGGTTACTACAAGAACGGAAAGCCCGTCAACATATCCCCTTTGCGACAACTTTTGGACACACGCTCCCTAAAATGGGCGTATTATATCCTGCTGTTTGGGATTTTGATCTATGTACTGTTTCAGGGAAAAAGAAGACAGCGCCCTATCCCCATAGTCCAACCACCAGCGAATAAGACGTTCGAGTTCACGCAGACCATTGCGGGTGTGTACTGGGACAAAAAAGCATTTGGTGCAATTGCGAATAAACAGATCCTCCTCTTCCTGGAATTTATCCGGATGCGGTTTAGAATTCCAACCGAAAATCGAGATCGTTACTTTATGCGACAGCTATCAGAACGCAGTGGCAACAGTCTGGAAGACACTGAAAATCTATTTACATTTATTGGACAGGTTGAAACTTCTCAGCAGCTAAGTCAACAGGATCTGATCCAACTCAATAAACGAATCACTCAATTTAAATCGACTACAGATGGAAACTCCTGA
- a CDS encoding AAA family ATPase, producing METPESNESLNFDNRIPLNQLREAVDAVKKQLSQIVIGQDEFIELLLVSLLANGHVLIEGVPGIAKTITAKLFARSLDTDFSRIQFTPDLMPSDVLGTSVFNLKSSEFEFNQGPIFSNVILIDEINRAPAKTQAALFEVMEERQITMDGQTYPMEFPFVVMATQNPIEQEGTYALPEAQLDRFLFKITVHYPQVEDEIQILKTHHQRKMESPENTIKPILKPEDLRVFQDQVQQVVIEDKLFGYIAQLIDKTRNHPHLYLGGSPRASLSVMNAAKAFAAIQGRDFVIPEDIKRSLIPVLRHRIILSPEREMEGMSPETVIDMITHAVEIPR from the coding sequence ATGGAAACTCCTGAATCCAACGAATCGCTCAACTTTGACAACCGCATACCCCTCAACCAACTTCGGGAAGCGGTAGACGCCGTAAAAAAACAGTTAAGTCAGATCGTTATTGGTCAGGACGAATTCATAGAACTGTTACTGGTCAGTCTTTTAGCCAATGGCCATGTATTGATAGAGGGGGTACCCGGAATTGCCAAAACCATCACGGCCAAACTGTTTGCCCGTAGCCTGGACACCGATTTCAGTCGGATTCAATTTACGCCTGATCTCATGCCTAGTGATGTATTGGGGACCTCTGTGTTCAACTTAAAAAGCTCTGAATTTGAATTTAACCAAGGACCTATCTTTTCCAATGTGATCCTGATCGATGAGATCAACAGAGCACCAGCCAAGACGCAAGCTGCATTATTTGAGGTGATGGAGGAAAGGCAGATCACCATGGATGGTCAAACCTACCCCATGGAGTTCCCCTTTGTGGTGATGGCCACGCAGAACCCCATAGAACAAGAAGGCACCTATGCCTTACCGGAGGCCCAACTGGATCGATTCCTATTTAAGATCACGGTGCATTATCCGCAGGTAGAAGATGAGATACAGATATTGAAGACACATCATCAGCGTAAAATGGAATCCCCAGAGAATACCATTAAACCTATACTGAAACCGGAAGATCTCAGAGTATTCCAGGACCAGGTCCAACAGGTGGTCATCGAAGACAAGCTTTTTGGTTATATCGCTCAATTGATCGACAAAACCAGAAATCACCCCCATCTCTATTTAGGTGGGTCACCGAGGGCCTCCCTGTCCGTCATGAATGCGGCTAAGGCATTTGCTGCAATACAAGGACGTGATTTTGTGATTCCAGAGGATATCAAAAGGTCGCTGATCCCGGTGCTCAGACATCGAATCATTCTTTCACCAGAGCGAGAAATGGAGGGAATGAGCCCAGAGACCGTTATCGATATGATCACTCATGCTGTAGAAATACCCCGATAG
- a CDS encoding DUF58 domain-containing protein, which yields MIRLIKSLYFKRRFYYALAVIAVVFLISYWSASFYGLAWILIYLMGLLLLVDLRMLYAKAGLLASRKLPERLSNGDSNEIAIEINNAYSFPIQLTVIDELPIQFQRRDFHLESNLSGKQAIRLNYLLRPVSRGEYSFGQLNCYSSSPIGLVSRRYKFDKEQGVKVYPSYIQMKQYDFLAMDNKVGMHGLKKIRRIGHTMEFEQIKEYVRGDDVRTVNWKATAKQNQLMVNQYQDEKMQPIYSVIDTSRTMKMPFEGLSLLDYAINSCLAFSNVGLKKGDKVGLVEFSSQLGAFLPATAKKTYLNVIMDALYRVDTAYTDTDYGLLQTIIKKRINHRSLIFLYTNFEHPSSLERQLPYLQAIAKRHVMVVIFFENTELQELSMQEAQSGREIVEQTIARQFEHDKRLMVRTLQQRGIQTILTAPSELTVNTINKYLEIKARGLI from the coding sequence GTGATCCGACTGATCAAATCCCTGTACTTCAAGAGGCGGTTCTATTATGCCCTGGCTGTTATTGCCGTGGTTTTTCTGATCTCTTATTGGTCCGCTAGTTTTTACGGACTTGCCTGGATATTGATCTATTTGATGGGTTTATTGCTTTTGGTAGACCTACGGATGCTCTATGCCAAAGCTGGGTTGCTGGCTAGCAGAAAGCTTCCGGAACGCCTATCCAATGGGGATTCTAATGAGATTGCTATCGAGATCAACAATGCCTATTCTTTTCCTATCCAGTTGACGGTTATTGACGAGCTCCCCATACAATTTCAGCGCCGTGACTTTCATTTGGAGAGCAACCTATCTGGCAAGCAAGCTATCCGACTGAACTATTTGCTCAGGCCGGTTTCCAGGGGGGAATATAGCTTTGGACAGTTGAACTGTTACAGCAGTTCACCCATCGGATTGGTAAGCAGGCGCTATAAGTTTGACAAAGAACAGGGAGTCAAAGTATATCCGTCCTATATCCAGATGAAACAGTATGATTTCCTGGCTATGGACAACAAAGTGGGAATGCACGGCCTAAAGAAGATCAGGAGAATTGGACACACCATGGAGTTCGAACAGATCAAGGAATATGTGCGGGGAGATGATGTTCGCACCGTAAACTGGAAAGCCACGGCCAAACAAAATCAACTGATGGTCAATCAGTATCAGGACGAAAAGATGCAGCCCATCTATTCGGTGATCGATACCAGCCGAACCATGAAGATGCCCTTTGAAGGGTTAAGCCTCTTAGACTATGCCATTAATAGTTGTCTGGCTTTTTCCAATGTAGGACTGAAGAAAGGCGACAAGGTGGGACTAGTCGAATTCTCTTCTCAATTAGGCGCGTTCCTTCCTGCCACGGCCAAAAAGACGTATCTCAATGTGATCATGGATGCCCTGTACCGGGTAGATACTGCCTATACGGACACGGATTATGGTCTGTTGCAAACCATCATTAAAAAACGAATCAATCACAGAAGTCTGATCTTCTTGTACACCAATTTTGAGCATCCGTCTTCTTTGGAGCGTCAACTTCCATATCTCCAAGCGATTGCCAAAAGGCATGTCATGGTGGTGATCTTCTTTGAAAATACGGAACTCCAGGAGTTGAGTATGCAGGAGGCCCAAAGTGGTCGAGAGATCGTGGAGCAGACAATCGCCCGACAATTTGAACACGACAAACGACTCATGGTACGCACCCTGCAACAACGAGGAATTCAAACCATACTTACAGCGCCTTCGGAACTAACCGTCAACACCATTAACAAGTATCTGGAGATCAAGGCACGAGGACTGATTTAA
- a CDS encoding DUF2141 domain-containing protein: MKTLIILITLTLSTILVRAQSPEAVAVDGTTITVTVPVQSNDGTIYVGLYDESTFMKSEPIKALDSEIVDGKATVTFTDIAAGEYAITLFHDKNGNKQMDFEPNGMPKEMYGVSNNVMSYGPPQWSDAKFEVNGKPISMEIRM, from the coding sequence ATGAAAACTCTCATTATCCTTATCACATTAACCTTAAGCACAATTTTGGTCCGAGCTCAAAGTCCAGAGGCTGTTGCAGTAGATGGAACGACCATTACGGTAACTGTACCAGTTCAATCCAATGACGGTACCATCTATGTTGGTCTATACGACGAATCAACCTTTATGAAGTCAGAACCAATTAAAGCATTGGACAGTGAGATCGTCGATGGAAAGGCAACTGTTACTTTCACTGATATCGCGGCAGGCGAATACGCCATTACCTTATTCCACGATAAGAATGGAAATAAGCAGATGGATTTTGAACCTAACGGAATGCCCAAAGAAATGTATGGTGTATCTAACAATGTGATGAGCTATGGTCCTCCACAATGGAGTGACGCCAAATTTGAAGTCAATGGTAAGCCTATCTCAATGGAGATCAGAATGTAA
- a CDS encoding LysR family transcriptional regulator, with protein MTITQLKYVIAVAEHQNFTKAAEKTFVTQPTLSMQIQKLEEELDILIFDRTKKPIELTTVGQQIVDQARNIVNEADRMQDIVDQQKGFIGGTFKLGIIPTIMPTLLPMFLRTFTNRYPKVQLRIEELTTDEIIHKLNDGHIDAAVAATPLGQDKIKERPLYYEPFVGYIPENHRLFNKKKIERTDLDLDDILLLEDGHCFRDGVINLCKAHHLATTESFQLESGSFETLIKLSDEGLGMTLLPYMHTLDLPDKQKKYLHYFEEPSPAREVSLIYPKSELKMQIIEALHDVISGVIRGAIAFQDVQIISPTKKKSA; from the coding sequence ATGACCATTACTCAACTCAAATATGTCATCGCGGTAGCGGAGCATCAAAATTTCACCAAGGCGGCCGAAAAGACCTTTGTAACTCAGCCAACACTCAGCATGCAGATCCAGAAATTGGAGGAAGAACTGGACATACTCATCTTTGACCGGACCAAAAAACCCATAGAGCTGACCACCGTAGGGCAACAAATAGTGGACCAAGCCCGCAATATTGTGAATGAGGCTGACCGGATGCAGGATATAGTCGATCAGCAGAAAGGTTTCATTGGCGGCACCTTCAAATTGGGCATAATCCCCACTATTATGCCAACCCTCTTGCCGATGTTTTTAAGGACCTTCACCAACAGGTATCCTAAGGTTCAATTGAGAATTGAAGAATTGACCACGGATGAGATCATCCACAAACTCAATGACGGCCATATTGATGCGGCGGTAGCCGCGACACCCTTGGGACAAGATAAGATCAAGGAGAGGCCGCTGTACTACGAGCCCTTTGTGGGTTACATTCCAGAGAATCACCGTTTGTTCAATAAGAAGAAGATTGAACGTACCGATCTGGATCTTGACGATATCTTATTGTTAGAAGATGGACACTGCTTTCGAGACGGAGTGATCAACCTTTGCAAGGCGCACCATCTGGCCACTACCGAGTCCTTTCAATTGGAGAGTGGCAGTTTTGAGACCCTGATCAAACTTTCAGATGAAGGACTGGGAATGACCCTCTTGCCTTATATGCATACCCTGGACCTTCCAGATAAGCAGAAGAAATACCTACACTATTTTGAAGAGCCTTCCCCAGCCAGGGAAGTCAGTCTAATTTACCCCAAGAGTGAGTTAAAAATGCAGATCATAGAGGCGCTTCACGATGTGATATCCGGTGTGATCAGGGGAGCCATAGCTTTTCAGGACGTGCAGATCATTTCACCGACCAAAAAGAAATCTGCATAA
- a CDS encoding DUF4442 domain-containing protein, which translates to MSPSKINWYLLFKLPAAWFTGVRVSSINSETCITKVRFRWINQNPFRSMFWAVQGMAAELSTGALLMSAIQEQNRPISMLLLESHGSFVKKARGKILFSCESGKEVREGLNKALETGEGQLCRIRSTGRNSENEVVSEFEFVWTIKPKS; encoded by the coding sequence ATGTCCCCATCCAAGATCAACTGGTATCTTTTATTCAAATTACCCGCTGCCTGGTTTACGGGAGTTAGAGTATCATCCATTAATAGTGAAACTTGTATAACTAAGGTAAGATTTCGCTGGATCAATCAGAATCCTTTTCGGTCCATGTTTTGGGCTGTGCAGGGAATGGCGGCCGAATTGAGTACAGGCGCCTTACTAATGTCGGCTATACAGGAACAAAACCGGCCTATTTCTATGCTGTTATTAGAGTCTCATGGTTCATTTGTAAAGAAAGCCAGGGGTAAGATTCTTTTCAGTTGCGAATCTGGCAAAGAGGTCCGTGAAGGACTAAATAAAGCTCTGGAAACAGGTGAAGGTCAGCTTTGTAGAATCCGTTCCACCGGCCGTAATTCAGAAAATGAGGTGGTTTCGGAGTTTGAGTTCGTCTGGACCATTAAACCGAAGTCTTAA
- a CDS encoding DUF4870 domain-containing protein has protein sequence METNPSENEKNIAALTHLSTFSKFLFPFGNFVAPLLLWTINKDKPFVNEHGRQAVNFQLSILIYTLLIGIICLPFFVIFAPDFVSLVDAIDDHWHRVTVNNITNLSGYAVLFLIVALLLLGLFVFELYAVINATVHANKGELYKYPLSIPFIKTTIENQSSNEHIS, from the coding sequence ATGGAAACTAATCCTTCAGAAAACGAAAAAAACATTGCGGCTTTGACGCATTTGTCCACCTTTTCAAAGTTCTTATTTCCCTTTGGAAATTTTGTGGCTCCCCTCCTACTTTGGACCATTAATAAGGACAAGCCCTTTGTGAACGAACACGGACGCCAAGCAGTCAATTTTCAGTTGAGCATCCTGATATATACCTTACTGATCGGTATTATCTGTCTACCGTTCTTCGTGATCTTTGCCCCGGATTTCGTTTCCCTTGTAGACGCCATCGATGACCATTGGCACAGAGTGACTGTGAATAATATCACCAACCTTTCGGGTTATGCTGTCTTATTCCTGATCGTCGCTTTACTGCTTTTAGGACTATTCGTATTTGAACTTTATGCTGTGATCAATGCAACTGTTCACGCAAATAAAGGGGAACTGTATAAGTACCCACTATCTATACCATTCATCAAAACAACCATCGAAAATCAATCAAGCAATGAGCACATTAGTTAG